Proteins encoded by one window of bacterium:
- a CDS encoding cold-shock protein encodes MAQGIVKWFDEQKGYGFIAQEGDEDIYVHRDALGSEGFGSLKPGDRVEFDVVRGRKGLQAANVTKLKPRQSPFA; translated from the coding sequence ATGGCACAGGGCATCGTCAAGTGGTTCGATGAGCAAAAGGGGTATGGATTCATCGCGCAGGAGGGCGACGAGGACATCTATGTCCATCGCGACGCGCTCGGCAGCGAGGGCTTCGGCTCGCTCAAGCCCGGCGACCGCGTGGAATTCGACGTCGTGCGCGGACGCAAGGGACTGCAGGCCGCCAACGTGACCAAACTCAAACCACGGCAATCACCCTTCGCATAA